Sequence from the Seonamhaeicola sp. ML3 genome:
TTTATGCACTGCATTACAATGTAGCCATAACACACTTTTTTGAAAGCAACCTGATTATCCAGGTCAGTATCGCTATCATACTATTGCTTCTGGGGGCTTATTTATTTTTCAGAAAACCCAAACAAAAGTCTAAGATTAAGCCATTAAAATATAAATACGTTACTGGTTTTGTACTAGGTCTATTGAACCCACCGGTACTTATCTACTGGGTTTTGGTATATGGTTTTGTAAGCAGCCTGGGAGAGAGCATAATGCTTTCTGTTAAATCAACTTTTACGGTGCTCTTTTTCTTCTTTGCCGGTGTATATATAGGGAAATTTTTTACGCTTACACTCTACAGTAAGTTTAGTACACTTATTAAAAGTAAATTTCAGAATATAAATTTTGTAGTAGACAAAATAACAGCTGTCTTGATAACATTATTGGGTACAATGCAAACTATAAAACTTTATGTCTTCAATTAGAATGAGATTTTTACAACAATTCCCTCATTTGCCCTTACATTGAAAACTGTTTCATCCTCAAAAATTAAATACTGACCTTTAACTCCTACTAACTTACCTGTGTAAGTTTGAGCTTTTACAATATTTAAACTTTTTGGCTTTTCAGGGTACTGGCTTACTGGAAACTGCAAATTAGTCTCAGTGTTGTACTCTATAAAATAATCGATAACCTCATGTGGTATAAAATCTTTAAGACGTTGTCGCCACTCTTGTAAATCTTCGTCTTCTATATCGTGCTTTAACATTTTACGCCAATTCGTTTTATCAGAAACCTGTTCTTTTAGAGCAACTTCAGTTATCCCCGCAAGATATCGGTTAGGCACTTCAATAATCTCAATGGCTTCATGAGCCCCCTGATCAATCCATCGCGTTGGTACTTGACTCTTTCTTGTTACCCCAACTTTTACATTACTGGAATTAGCCAAATACACAATATGAGGTTGTAATTGTGCATTTTTTTCAAATTCCAAGTCGCGGTCTTCAATACCCAAATGCGCTTTGCTAAGTTCTGGTCTCATAACCCAATCGGCAGCTTGTGGCACTTCAAAAAAACATTGTTTATCAAAACCCTGACGGTAAATTGGCTTATCTTCCCCACAATTTAAACATTGGTATTTTACAAACTCCATTGTTATAGTTTTATTTAACAACTGATTCATATTAATAAAATCATTTTCAAACACTAAATAATATTGAATAGGGCTTGCAAACTCCGACTTCATTTTTGTTAAAACACCTTGATAGAACATGAAAAAAAAATGTTATTTTTAAAACCTTAAAGATAGCATAAATATGCCAATCCCTTTAGTAAATTCTATCGCATCCTGGTTCCTGAAGAAGCGTTTCCATCAAATTGAATTATTTTTAAAATACCCGAACGAAGTCCAGATAGAGCTGCTTCACAACTTGGTAGATTATGCTAAAAACACTGAGTTTGGAAAAAAATACGACTTCGCTTCTATTAAAAATTACGA
This genomic interval carries:
- a CDS encoding DUF2797 domain-containing protein, whose protein sequence is MFYQGVLTKMKSEFASPIQYYLVFENDFINMNQLLNKTITMEFVKYQCLNCGEDKPIYRQGFDKQCFFEVPQAADWVMRPELSKAHLGIEDRDLEFEKNAQLQPHIVYLANSSNVKVGVTRKSQVPTRWIDQGAHEAIEIIEVPNRYLAGITEVALKEQVSDKTNWRKMLKHDIEDEDLQEWRQRLKDFIPHEVIDYFIEYNTETNLQFPVSQYPEKPKSLNIVKAQTYTGKLVGVKGQYLIFEDETVFNVRANEGIVVKISF
- a CDS encoding LysE family transporter — encoded protein: MIVLYLFLGLMTAIIGAVPLGASNIAVINTSIKQSSKQALKIALAAGIAEVILSLYALHYNVAITHFFESNLIIQVSIAIILLLLGAYLFFRKPKQKSKIKPLKYKYVTGFVLGLLNPPVLIYWVLVYGFVSSLGESIMLSVKSTFTVLFFFFAGVYIGKFFTLTLYSKFSTLIKSKFQNINFVVDKITAVLITLLGTMQTIKLYVFN